TTCCTTTTAATCTAATTTTCTTTGATTCCGATTGTTAAGATTTAATACAATCAACCTTTGATCAAATATCCTTTAGAGGAACAGTTAGGTTAGTCACAATTCAAATTTAACTGTTTTCTTTCGTACAGGTGCCGTGGAAAACAATTATGGTAAGACTAAGATAAGTAAAATAGGTGTTTCTTTAAGAGACCTACTCTTAAAGAAACTCctacataaaaatcaattgtTTGTATCTGCAATAGAAAACTAACGaagaattaatggaaattggaaatGGCGCAATACTCACTGTaattacaatgaatttccagTAATTGTGTTGGCAAATTCTGTGGAGAATGCGAATAGTGtaaactttaatacaattttcatttattcatcggcaACTGTGAATAGCGAAATTGAGGCCCAGAACTACTTAACATATCTAGTATCTACATAACATTTTCAGCGTACGCGTGCCTTTTGACGTGTGGCGCATTGTGCAGTAATGCTGACATAAAAAACGGGGGAGGCATCCGAGGCGATGCGTCCGAAGCcgctattttaaattttctcattCAAAATAGTGATCCTCTCACCGTCAGGAAAAGCTATCCAAAAATCGCCGAAATACCCTTTAATTCAGTTAACAAATATCAAGTaagaatcatttttaatttcgatgTTTACCGATAATTTACTTCATAAAGcgaaaaagtataaattacCCTAGGTACggtaatttagtaaaatatcttacttcattttaatttccCTATAAATTTCATATACGACCGAAATTTGGAATTCTGGACTTAACAGGTCAGCGTACATCTTGATACGTTGAAGTCACAATACATAGTCGTGATGAAAGGTGCGCCGGAGTGCCTCTTCGCTCGTTGCTCCACTGTTGCTACCGAAAACAATGATGTTAAATtgacaaatgaaatgaaagagTCTGCTGAAAAGAATAGCGAAGGTTTGGCAAATACTGGTCGGTATTCACTTACATGTATATGGACTGAATGTAGAGATTACAGGCTATGTAgattttatatacctaatataaaatgtaaatgaatttAGCTCTTGATTTGAACTCGATCAGCATACAAACGCACACGGCCTCGGCTATTTCAGACTTTTCTTATGacccatttaatttaattttaggtgaACGAATTATGGCTTTCGCGGATTTGGTTTTGGATTCGAAACAATATCCTTTGGGTTACACTGGTTACACATTCGACGCGGAAAATCCAAACTTTCCACTTGAGGATTTACGACTACTTGGTGTAATGGGACTCATGGATCCACCTCGAGAAGAGGTCTGTTGAATCTatctaacataatattaacaaaattaacaataaacgtagtttttttttcgttaaattaGGTGCGCACAGCTATAGGGCGAGTACGCGCGGCCAGGGGCGGATCTATTTAAAGGCTTTTTGGGCTGCAGCCCAGGGCCCCGCGAATACAGAGGGCCCCCAACCGAACTGAAACCAATAGACGAtattgtcaataataaaaattatctagaattttaaaaaatccgaTCATTAGGTTGGCAACACTGCGATCAATCAACCCGAGTGCGCATCTATCAAATGGAACGGGGAATTCCCTGTCGCTTGTTTTCAGTCGGTGTATTCCGTGTATAGTAGTGTCTATTACTGGGGACTTCCCTCCGCTTATCGCCCGAcgcaattttgttatttttccgcACTTCTGCTATAGTCGACTATATTAACGAATTGACTTTGTTATTGTTAGAAACGTGTTTAGTGCGTGTGTTTAGTTTACTAAGTAATAGATAACTTAAAAGTTATAAGGAACGGacctttcttttaatttactaaaattgaaaGTCTTCAGCATAACTAGACTTCCTGCTTTTAATAGGCAGTAGGTAagtaaaaagaattataaaacatgactttttatttcagttttcaaaacTAAATGAATCAAACTCGttcgatatttaattataatttgtgaatTGCTACACTCATtacaaagtaggtattaaaattaaaagttctatccagttctttgtttattttcagaaacatatcttattttacaatatgtctgctagaaaatataaaagtggagctgaaaaaagaaaattacagtttagtcgagaacaagaaagaaataaatgcgcaaaaattgaaactttttttaaatcggaacaTATAAACGCGAATGAAATAGctataaatccattaaaaaacGTAAAGGAAGGTATTTTATGCGAAGAGAATCTAACCGATGGCAGCAAAAAATCGCAAAAcgaggaaaaaaatacaagtgatGAAAATATGCAAGATTttgaaaaccagaaaaaaaataccaacgaTGAAAATGTGCAATATCTTGACTTCCAGCAACCCTCTGGTTCCTCTGAAAATGAAATTGGTGTTCAGCAAAAGGGAGGTAATACCGAGACCGAGGTGGaaagaaatttagaaaatattaagtttgagTTTGAGAAATATGTTGACGTGGGCTTGTGGCCAGATTTGctgaataatgattttattaatttcgtccTCTCACATAAAATGACTgactttcaaaataaagatcCGAAGAATATATATTCAGCTTCAATGAGGAAATATAAAGAACAAAACAGATCTTTTTCAAATAGGTATTTCactagaaaaatgaaaaatggccAATTACTGGAAGGATCTTGGTTATGTTATTCAAAAAGAGTTGgtactgttttttgtttgacttgcaaacttttttctaaaactccTTCTCAATACACAACCGGATTTCGGATTGGAAACACATAggattttgtttagaaatcaCGAAAATTCTAATGAACATAAGAATTCAATGTTAGTGTGGTTGAcacgaaaagaaaataagtctGTTTTAGACAAGCAGCTTCAGgagcaattaaataaagaaacagaaTATTATCACAATGTCCTAAAACGGGTTATTGCAGTGCTAAAATTTTTGAGTATAAGAGGCTTAGCACTTAGAGGTTCCGAGGAAGTATTTGGTTCTCCACATAATGGTAATTTTATGGGTGCTCTAGAGCTATTGGCAGAATTCGACCCATTCATACGTGAACATATTGAACAACGAGAGCTGCGACCGAACCCtgtaatatcatatttatcaaaaacagtaTATGAGGAAATAATTGAGATTATGGGTAAacagataattaaacaaattataactgaaataaataacgaCGACACaaagtattattcaattatGATGGATTCAACCCCAGATCTGTCTCACGATGACCAACTTGCTATTGTATTACGATACTGTTTTTGGGGAAAAGTGTATGAAAGATGTGtatctttcattaaaattagtagtCATACtggcttatatttatttaatattctacaagCCTTTTTGGAAACAAATGGACTACTACCGGATAATTGCAGGGGACAGTCATATGACAACGCTGCTAATATGGCCGGAGTCTACAATGGTGTACAAGCactactaaaagaaaaaaataaatccgcgGATTACGTGCCATGTGCTGCGCATTCCCTTAACCTAGTTGGTCAAGAATCCGTGAAGGTTGCAAccgaaattgtaattttttttggaatagtgCAACAAATATACGTTTTCTTCTCTGCTTCGACCCATAGGTGGGAACTGTTAAATCgtgaaacaaaactaaaatttacgTTAAAAAGTTTAAGCCAGACCAGATGGTCTTGTCACTTTGATGCTGTCAGAGCtttgaaaagtaattatgaTGGCATTATGAAAATTCTCAATAGTTTCGGCGAAAATGACGATGAAAAAGTTGATTTCCGAAAGAGGcacgaaatttatttaataaactggcGAAACTAGAAACtgcaattttgattgttttttgggAAGAAATTTTGGAGAGATTTAATctagttaataaaaaagtacagagCCCTGGTTTAGACATTGGTGAAGGCAATAAGTTAATTGTGTCATTAAAAGAGTTCGTGAAAAACATAAGGCAACAATCAGATCAGAAGCTAAAGGAATACGAAGAGAAAGctaaaaaattaagtactagTGTGGGAACAGACTACAGTGACATAAATAAGAGACGCATtactttgaaattttcagataaaTCTACAGATAAAGTCTCAGTGAAATGCgcagaaaatttaaaagagacACGCTTAACGTTGCGTTGGATAAGATGATTatggatttaaataatagaagccAAGCCTATGAGACCTAtagcaaaaaatttaaatttttaatggatttgCAAGACAAAAATCAAGAACACATAGATATGGAAAGTGtacgtaatattattgattattatcCAAATGACGTAGACGAACATTTAGTGAATGAGTGCATTCAGTTGAAATCTTACTTACTGCAATCTAAGACAGAGTCTTACACCTCTTGCAGTGAAATTTTTTGGctaatttatgaaaagaaacTTGTTGATGTTTTCCCAAACTGCTATACtatcttaaagatttttttaacgatgCCGATCACTAGCTGTGAAGCGGAGCGTTCTTTCTCCAGGATGTCGTATATAGAAAACAAATACAGGACAACAATGTCGAACTATCGACTAAATCATTTATCAGTTCTTTCGATAAATTGCGATTTAACAAAGGACCTACAGTGCGATGaccaaataaaagaatttgCAGCACAAAAATGCAGAAAGGttgctttataatttatttaacataaccaTTTATAACCCGTCAATttcttttgcaataaataatgttttaataaataaataaaatttttgttttcctattttcttCCTGTACTTAacatatattacattacatatacctacatcACTACAGAAAACAGTTTCTTGTCAAAATGGCAATTAGTTGAGTAATTAGGTAGGGCCCCTAAGCAGTATTAGCCCAGGGCCCCACAAATTCAAGATCCGCCTCTGCGCGCGGCAGGAGTGCGAGTGATGATGGTAACCGGTGACCATCCAGCCACCTCCCGAGCCGTGGCGCAAGAAGTTGGGATCGCTACTAACCAGAAATGTCATGTCGTCACAGGCAATGAATTGAGGAACATGACCCCAGATTTGCTACATTGGACTCTTGATAAGCATTACGAAATCGGTATACGACCTcaaaaattgatttgaaaaatatgtttttatttcattaagttttcaATAATTCGATTCAATTCAGTGTTTGCAAGGACTTCCCCAACACAAAAACTGCAGATAGTGGAGGCTTGTCAGCGGCAAGGCGGTGTGGTTGCTGTTACCGGCGACGGTGTGAATGACGCACCAGCGTTACGCCGTGCGGACATCGGTATCTCCATGGGTATTACTGGGTCGCAGGTGAGTATCAACGGttcttaaatatcattttttaacgAATCACTGACATGTTCTATAATTTCAGGTGTCAAAACAAACTGCAGACATTATATTAATGGATGACAATTTTGCTACCATCGTGACAGGGATTGAAGAAGGAAGGAAAATCTTCGATAATCTCAAAAAATCCGTTTGTTACATACTTATTTCAAATGTACCTGAAATAGCTCCCGTTTTAATGTTCATATTGTTTGCAGTACCATTGCCGTTGGGTAAGTCAAATTGTAGGTACTTCTAATTCATATTTACAGATTGAACTGAAGTGTCTGTGATTCTACGCGACAAATTAACTGGCAAAAACAAGCTGTTATTTTAATGGACTTGTTTATGAAGTCGagaaaataccgtaaaaataattaagtatctaCCTAGATGACATCATAATcagtttgttttagtttgttttgcttttttgtagtgtttttttttaatctcattacTAAGTTTTTTACaagatactttattaaatactaagtaATTTAGTTTCGATAAACGTTTACTTTGGTTTTAGGTGTAATGACGATACTATGTGTAGATCTAGGCACGGACATGTGGCCGGCTGTAGCACTGGCGTATGAAGGTGCAGAGTCTGACGTCATGGCGCGCACTCTTCGCGGTCGAGACACTCTCGTGTCGGCTCGTATGCTAAGATTAGTGTACGGACACTTAGGACTTATTGAATTCGCAGCTGGCATGTTTGCCTACTTTATCGTAATGGCTGAACATGGTTTTTATCCTCTTCAACTATTTGGTAAAtccatattgtattttttaccgTTTAGCATGAATTTAGTATCTAGTGTAGGTATAATGTGCACATGTAAGAGGTCAACACAAATACATCGGGTAACTGATATGGCAGGTATCAGGCAGAGATGGGACAACGAGGCAGTAAGTGACCTTACCGATTCGTTGGGCCAGGAATGGACTTTTACAGAACGAAAGGAGGTACAACGAGCGTCCCAAGCGGCATACTTTGTGGCAGTTGTACTCACGCAAATGATGAATGGCATAATTTGCAAAACCAGATATAACTCTTTGTTTCATGTCGGTAAGAATTTTGGAACTGCTATAATTAAATGTTGGATTAGTGCCAAGTATATTCCagttccaatatttttttagataccACTCTCAATACAATTTGTTACCTGCACACTTTTCAGGAATGAGAAATAAAGTTTTGAACATGGGATTAGTATTTGAGATAATACTTTCTTGCGTTATTTGTTACGTTCCCGGAGTTAATACATTCTTCCGAACCTATCCGTTGCGGCTCAGATGGTAATTAACCCATTTATTTAAGCCACTTTAAAATTGGAACAGATTTGCCCAACATCATAAACTATTTCTATTGCAGGTGGTTTTTAGCGTTGCCGTTTTGTgcatttatgtttgtatttgaCGAATTTCGAAAATATTGCATTAGAAGAGAACTTTTTGGAGGATGGTATAACAggttgacattttattaaatccaaTAAAGAACATCCGAAAATGTATGCAACTGTCTCAGCTAATTGCTATGGTGATACGATATtgctaaactaatattaaatgtaggtggttaattaaatgttacaaaataaaacaaacatatccAGGGCTTTGATTTTTTCTggaattttactttatttttgatcCCACACATACTCAGAtctctaaataataaaagtttaacaatcattaagtacctaatataatgagcaaaataacaaaattacatatcAGAATCAGGTCACTTAAACAACATCACAATTTGATGATGGTCTGTCTGGTCAGGTGATCAGACCTCACCAAAGTCATTAAGAGATTTGTTCTATAAAATTTGACAATTGCATTGTAAGTAATGAAATGCGTCCAAAAGTATGCCAGTGCCGCATTGTTACTTCCAGACTAGGAATGTTGTTCTCAATCCTTAAGTAATCGATTGGTTAAAGCTATTAACTATCTTATATACAATTATACATTAAGGGAGATTGATGCTATATAATatctttgaataaatttatttatgataagtATAAAGAAagaatcaatatattttttaattctacaagatttgtgtatttttttaaaacgacgaGTTGTGAATTGTTTATCAGTAGCAGCAGGTAGTAGTAGAATATAGGAATGATTTggcatttacattttaaagtaccCATAAAGTTAAGGCACAAACCTCAGAACTGCTCTAAGCCCCATAACTTAGagtaaatatcattaaaataaaattatctgcaACGGATCATCCTTAGAGCTAAAATAGGTATTATCTTAATGCGGATGTCCGTATCAAAACATCCGTTAAAACCGCAGACTGAGGAACATCGGACAGCGGTACAACACAGATAGCGCTAGCTTTTTATAGCGACTCGCGTCGTCGCTCTGGGTTTTAAACCGCTCACTAAAATATTAGTCATAAATATCTTGCAACAGTCCACAGCGATGTAACACTGATAAAATGCTTTTTTCATACATCCTCATAAAGACAAAAATCTACTTAGAttacagaaatatattatagtagTATAATTTACCTAATAGGCAAGTTTGATATGACCAAAATAGTAGATCTACCTGcaaattttgtacaaatattaatattcgaCATAAAgaatcaattttgataataagTACAATTCAGGTCATTATCGAATAAGTTGCTATGAGAAAACatgaaatttaagaaaatacaaggtctttctctaaatatttacacaataagcTCAGAAATTTCtatcaaacttttaatttttagaataatatttaagatttctAATAAAGTACGTTTTAGGTAATAGATAACTATGTATAGTGTCTTTtaaacatatgtatttttttttaataaaaattaagtattttaagatattctttaaattatgcatatgcatcaattttatttttccttataataAGTCAAAACAATACTTACATCTACTCTATTGCACAATCGAAGaaacattattatcatttaaaatatataaacattaacCTTGACTGATTAATAAACGCTTTGTCTTCATAAAGGTAATCCATCAGTGATTTGACTTGTGATTAATAAAGGCATATCTATTTCAATATCTAGGATCGATCAAAAGGTTAATCGTTAAGATAATTAGGTTACACTTATGACTTGTCAGCAAGTGGTTCTCAACATTTCCCTTCTCTTTTTGTAAAGCTGTAGAACTCCGAGAGTACTTAATTGGTCAAATAATTTCGgctttttatataattacacCTTGTATAGATAGACGGTCCCTTTCAGAAACCGa
This DNA window, taken from Trichoplusia ni isolate ovarian cell line Hi5 unplaced genomic scaffold, tn1 tig00001891, whole genome shotgun sequence, encodes the following:
- the LOC113507383 gene encoding sodium/potassium-transporting ATPase subunit alpha-B-like produces the protein MQDFENQKKNTNDENVQYLDFQQPSGSSENEIGVQQKGDPPLRAAGVRVMMVTGDHPATSRAVAQEVGIATNQKCHVVTGNELRNMTPDLLHWTLDKHYEIVFARTSPTQKLQIVEACQRQGGVVAVTGDGVNDAPALRRADIGISMGITGSQVSKQTADIILMDDNFATIVTGIEEGRKIFDNLKKSVCYILISNVPEIAPVLMFILFAVPLPLGVMTILCVDLGTDMWPAVALAYEGAESDVMARTLRGRDTLVSARMLRLVYGHLGLIEFAAGMFAYFIVMAEHGFYPLQLFGIRQRWDNEAVSDLTDSLGQEWTFTERKEVQRASQAAYFVAVVLTQMMNGIICKTRYNSLFHVGMRNKVLNMGLVFEIILSCVICYVPGVNTFFRTYPLRLRWWFLALPFCAFMFVFDEFRKYCIRRELFGGWYNRLTFY